In Vespula pensylvanica isolate Volc-1 chromosome 16, ASM1446617v1, whole genome shotgun sequence, the following proteins share a genomic window:
- the LOC122634791 gene encoding uncharacterized protein LOC122634791, with product MKPSAIVLLLFLCVQFLASESKLRQQATAVEATDDDDDDWDDEEDDDDDDDDDDDNESYHPKPEIDDDGRIYKNPRNSPSAMCPRDQDQADLLGQKCLRKCSTDEDCKSKKKKCRCDGACGMSCIKPERECPPLTEIEHGVMTITGRFFGDRANYACDPDYFTVGLSERTCRADGHWTGTTPSCKKDQNSFCSQPPKIKNAQHNALLEQTTYDLNSMVQYYCNHGYVTTGARKAKCLMMNGIASWFGPDITCEPQNCGPPADIANGWHAGECYTYDCRVSYHCANEYELVGRAEKICLTDGSWMPKESPQCVQVTSVQCPKPENPENGKAVYTSYAYNSIVSYECKYGYSVVGAATRRCGADRKWTGKTPTCQEINCGSPGVLYNGWIENIEAGTGLGASIIFRCNDYMKLEGNASSVCQIDGTWRYPLPQCLAPCVVPQIENGHITVASHENDHINNITVVEHGEKLLVSCVQNYEFAANSTAVVCNNGTWSIVPSCSPARCKRMPKAPRNGMAIAPKTDHGMKAVFKCKDGFELIGGGPLNDSISVECQYGNWTGDIPSCIQVFCPFPGFIENGKVYLVGNMGVYDYRPYVRKVVNNKQIMYDCNKGYVLDEGPNGATCIGGNWSPKELPKCILGQHPRLRWSRRRRSIADATEEDVAANYKKFIEFFRKVGKKLLHLESIKARDHEKRPAGFNGSSKENEDSTNSTTSLQLKKHSNHGNGTWNRDEKIVDFLRMVYKKLERMDARQPKNNTNNSMHELLNAMSKNFFHVDLTESRKNGSGRGRSVFEIRNQREFIRLKREFERIMRFYNKSMRWNEKQNRKESRKKSGQSHGEKNKKSKDKKKRKKNYYKGFYDFVNSYVSEKLSMLEARNATEELIKKMKIDKFTVRNGTAFTVGEMYAFFKHIIENKLNTTEEISVTETTTFLVPTSDIDFNENGTSTTSTKDNLVLNNEIPAKEGAPKHRSKRIRNASEDTNVTRQKRNLLSLKVSSNPQAGSKIKEEETFKDADGFNAQGFTLNELEAQQQSRAKRFLKASELDNQIFLKNLYLNAYEDEYRENVKRSIESYDHTKSSWSASRRRKGNLDIYEIK from the exons ATGAAGCCAAGCGCTATAGTTCTGCTGTTATTCCTCTGCGTGCAGTTCTTAGCCTCGGAGTCGAAGCTACGTCAACAGGCAACGGCTGTCGAGGCgacggacgacgacgacgacgattgggacgacgaggaggatgacgacgacgatgacgatgacgacgacgacaatgaaaGTTATCATCCGAAACCTGAAATCGATGACGATGGTCGTATATATAAGAATCCAAGAAATTCACCGTCCGCTATGTGCCCACGGGATCAGGACCAAGCTGATCTTTTGGGACAGAAGTGCCTGAGGAAATGTTCTACCGATGAAGATTgcaaaagtaagaagaagaaatgtagATGCGACGGTGCCTGTGGTATGTCCTGTATCAAACCTGAAAGAGAATGTCCACCGTTGACTGAAATCGAACATGGAGTAATGACCATCACTGGACGATTTTTCGGTGATCGAGCAAATTACGCTTGCGACCCAGATTACTTCACCGTCGGCTTGTCCGAAAGGACTTGCCGTGCCGATGGACACTGGACCGGTACTACGCCGTCCTGTAAGAAGGATCAGAACTCCTTCTGCTCACAGCCGcccaaaataaaaaatgcacaACACAATGCGTTGCTCGAACAAACGACTTATGATCTAAACAGCATGGttcaatattattgtaatcatGGATATGTAACAACCGGTGCACGCAAGGCTAAATGTCTTATGATGAATGGTATAGCTAGTTGGTTCGGTCCTGACATCACTTGCGAACCACAAAACTGTGGTCCACCGGCGGACATCGCGAACGGATGGCACGCTG GTGAATGTTACACGTACGATTGTCGCGTGTCCTATCACTGTGCGAACGAATACGAATTGGTTGGTCGAGCTGAAAAGATCTGTTTGACGGATGGTTCATGGATGCCTAAAGAGTCACCGCAATGCGTTCAA GTAACTTCCGTACAATGTCCTAAACCAGAAAATCCAGAGAATGGAAAAGCTGTCTATACTTCCTACGCTTATAACTCCATAGTCTCTTATGAGTGCAAATACGGTTATTCGGTTGTGGGAGCGGCGACCAGACGTTGCGGAGCAGATAGAAAATGGACAGGAAAAACGCCCACCTGTCAAGAGATTAATTGCGGTTCGCCGGGGGTTCTTTATAACGGTTggatagaaaatatcgaagcAG GTACTGGATTAGGTGCGAGCATAATCTTTCGTTGCAACGATTATATGAAACTCGAAGGTAACGCTTCTTCCGTGTGTCAGATAGACGGTACGTGGCGTTATCCTTTGCCACAATGTTTGGCTCCTTGCGTTGTACCCCAAATTGAAAATGGACATATAACTGTGGCTAGCCATGAGAATGATCACATAAACAATATTACCGTTGTCGAACACGGCGAGAAATTATTGGTGTCTTGCGTACAAAATTACGAATTCGCAGCGAACAGTACTGCAGTTGTTTGCAACAATGGTACTTGGTCGATAGTACCGAGTTGTTCACCTGCCAGGTGCAAGCGGATGCCAAAAGCACCAAGAAATGGCATGGCCATAGCTCCCAAAACGGATCATGGTATGAAAGCTGTCTTCAAGTGTAAGGATGGTTTCGAATTAATCGGAGGTGGTCCATTAAATGATTCCATATCCGTGGAATGTCAATATGGCAATTGGACCGGTGACATACCTTCCTGCATTCAAGTATTTTGCCCGTTTCCTGGTTTCATTGAAAATGGTAAAGTCTATTTGGTCGGCAACATGGGGGTTTACGATTATCGGCCTTACGTTAGGAAGGTTGTTAACAATAAGCAGATCATGTACGACTGTAACAAGGGCTATGTACTCGATGAAGGGCCTAACGGTGCCACTTGTATCGGTGGAAATTGGAGTCCTAAAGAATTACCCAAATGTATTCTAGGTCAGCATCCTAGATTGAGGTGGAGCAGACGTCGAAGGTCGATAGCTGATGCGACCGAGGAAGATGTTGCGGCTAATTACAA GAAATTTATCGAGTTTTTCAGGAAGGTCGGTAAGAAGTTACTGCATTTGGAATCGATCAAAGCACGCGATCACGAGAAACGTCCTGCGGGTTTCAATGGATCCtcgaaagagaatgaagataGTACGAATTCGACTACGTCCTTGCAATTGAAGAAACATTCCAACCACGGTAACGGAACGTGGAATCGCGACGAAAAGATCGTCGATTTCTTGAGAATGGTTTATAAGAAATTAGAACGCATGGATGCGAGACAGCCGAAAAATAACACCAATAACAGCATGCACGAATTGTTAAACGCTATGAGCAAAAACTTCTTCCACGTTGATTTGACCGAGTCGAGGAAGAATGGATCGGGCAGGGGGCGATCTGTTTTCGAAATAAGAAATCAAAGAGAGTTTATAAGACTGAAGAGAGAATTCGAGAGGATCATGAGattctataataaatcgatGAGATGGAACGAGAAACAGAATCGCAAGGAGTCTAGAAAGAAGAGCGGTCAGTCTCACGgtgagaagaataaaaaatcgaaggataagaagaaacgtaagaagaattattacaaAGGTTTCTACGACTTTGTCAACAGTTACGTGTCCGAGAAATTGTCCATGTTGGAAGCACGTAACGCGACTgaggaattaattaaaaaaatgaagatcgATAAGTTCACCGTGAGAAATGGTACTGCGTTCACTGTTGGCGAGATGTATGCATTTTTCAAACatatcatagaaaataaattaaacacaACGGAGGAGATCTCGGTAACGGAGACAACGACGTTCCTGGTGCCAACGTCggatatcgattttaatgaaaacggAACGTCGACGACGTCCACCAAAGACAATTTGGTCTTGAATAATGAGATTCCAGCTAAGGAAGGGGCACCGAAGCATCGTAGCAAACGTATTAGAAATGCTTCGGAAGATACGAATGTTACTCGTCAAAAAAGGAATCTTCTGTCTTTGAAGGTGTCATCTAATCCTCAAGCGGGATCGAAGatcaaagaggaagaaacttTCAAGGATGCGGATGGATTCAACGCTCAGGGATTTACTCTGAACGAACTAGAAGCTCAACAGCAAAGCCGTGCCAAGAGATTTCTCAAAGCCTCCGAGCTAGATAATCAAATCTTCTTAAAGAACTTGTATCTCAACGCTTACGAGGATGAATATCGAGAGAATGTGAAACGTTCGATAGAATCGTATGATCATACGAAAAGTAGTTGGTCGGCTTCGAGAAGGCGCAAGGGTAACCTCGATATTTACGAGATCAAGTGA